One segment of Paraburkholderia caribensis DNA contains the following:
- a CDS encoding metallophosphoesterase family protein, whose translation MTAEPESFRDQFVSLFQSAVDQVVRSTTPAATLASRPGTDNALVNAAATIASLKSQGASALPDVAPDEVAQDAWTCAKMGFALMEARARGDAAGAESIENDLRFNVCDPAWIKVIESYMQFFGPDGKRASIPYRRAAAIGPVTVPLKAGATVALIADWGTGTDVAVDLLKQAALQNPDVVIHLGDIYYSGTPQECEANFRNIVDSVLSRSTKDVPVYTLSGNHDMYSGGAGYYGLIDTLNDHARLQPASFFCLRNDDWQFIALDTGLHDYNPFDGTEVLTFIEQDEEDWIVERIAEFSGKTILLSHHQLFSALSQIGPLQTGGKLIAHNPKLLASYQRFAQAAKQPISAWFWGHEHNLSIYQPYLGLNRGRCIGHGAVPVIVDGPENAPDPRIVNPPALQNVLLKEADKIYMHGFTIIRLGQGAQSGQASAEYYESSDGTTPMFTETL comes from the coding sequence ATGACCGCCGAACCCGAGAGCTTCCGAGATCAATTCGTCTCGCTGTTCCAGTCAGCCGTCGATCAGGTCGTGCGCAGCACGACGCCCGCCGCGACGCTCGCCTCGCGGCCGGGAACGGACAACGCGCTCGTCAATGCAGCGGCGACGATTGCGTCGCTGAAGTCGCAAGGCGCATCGGCCCTGCCCGACGTCGCGCCGGACGAAGTCGCGCAGGACGCCTGGACCTGCGCAAAGATGGGCTTTGCGTTGATGGAAGCCCGCGCTCGCGGCGACGCGGCCGGCGCTGAAAGTATCGAGAACGACCTGCGCTTCAACGTCTGCGATCCGGCGTGGATCAAGGTGATCGAGAGCTACATGCAGTTCTTCGGCCCGGACGGCAAGCGCGCGTCGATTCCCTACCGGCGCGCGGCCGCCATCGGCCCCGTCACGGTGCCGCTGAAAGCAGGCGCAACGGTCGCGCTGATCGCCGACTGGGGAACGGGAACGGACGTCGCCGTGGATCTGCTGAAGCAGGCCGCGCTGCAAAACCCCGACGTCGTGATTCATCTCGGCGACATCTACTACTCGGGCACGCCGCAGGAATGCGAGGCGAACTTCAGGAACATCGTCGATAGCGTACTGTCGCGCAGCACGAAGGACGTGCCCGTCTACACGCTGTCAGGTAACCACGACATGTATTCAGGCGGCGCCGGCTATTACGGGCTGATCGACACGCTCAACGATCACGCGCGCCTTCAGCCCGCCAGCTTCTTCTGCCTGCGCAACGACGACTGGCAGTTCATCGCGCTGGACACGGGACTGCACGACTACAACCCGTTCGACGGAACGGAAGTCCTCACCTTCATCGAGCAGGATGAAGAGGACTGGATCGTCGAGCGCATCGCCGAATTCAGCGGCAAAACGATCCTGCTTTCGCATCATCAACTCTTTTCCGCGCTGTCGCAGATCGGACCGTTGCAGACGGGCGGCAAGCTCATCGCGCACAACCCGAAACTGCTCGCGAGTTATCAGCGTTTCGCGCAGGCCGCAAAGCAACCCATCAGTGCATGGTTCTGGGGCCACGAGCACAACCTGAGCATCTATCAGCCGTACCTCGGATTGAACCGCGGACGCTGCATCGGGCACGGCGCGGTGCCCGTGATCGTCGACGGACCCGAGAACGCGCCGGACCCGCGTATCGTCAACCCGCCCGCTCTGCAGAACGTGCTGCTGAAAGAGGCGGACAAGATCTATATGCACGGCTTCACGATCATCCGGCTCGGGCAAGGTGCGCAGAGCGGGCAGGCGTCGGCGGAGTACTACGAAAGCAGTGACGGCACGACGCCCATGTTCACGGAAACGCTCTAG
- the frc gene encoding formyl-CoA transferase: MSKPLEGVKIIDFTHVQAGPACTQLLAWFGADVIKVERPGSGDVTRNQLRDIPEADALYFTMLNSNKRSLTLDTKTQAGKEVLEKLIKESDVLVENFAPGALDRMGFTWERINELNPKMIVASVKGFSDGHHYDDLKVYENVAQCAGGAASTTGFWDGPPTVSAAALGDSNTGMHLAIGILTALIGRDKTGKGQKVAVSMQDSVINLCRVKLRDQQRLDRVGYLEEYPQYPHGEFTDVVPRGGNAGGGGQPGWVLKCKGWETDPNAYIYFTVQGHAWEPICRAIGKPEWIDDPAYMTAQARQPHIFDIFNTIEEWLADKTKFEAVDILRKFDIPCSPVLSMKEIANDESLRKSGTIVEVDHKARGKYLTVGSPIKFSDMKPEITGSPLLGEHTEEVLKDLGYSFDQIANLREAKVV, translated from the coding sequence GTGAGCAAACCACTCGAAGGCGTCAAGATCATCGACTTCACGCACGTCCAGGCAGGTCCTGCGTGCACCCAGTTGCTTGCCTGGTTCGGCGCGGATGTGATCAAGGTCGAGCGCCCCGGTTCGGGCGACGTGACGCGCAACCAGCTGCGTGACATTCCGGAAGCCGACGCGCTGTACTTCACGATGCTCAACAGCAACAAGCGTTCGCTGACGCTCGACACGAAAACGCAGGCCGGCAAGGAAGTGCTCGAAAAGCTGATCAAGGAATCGGACGTGCTGGTCGAGAACTTCGCGCCGGGCGCGCTGGACCGCATGGGCTTTACATGGGAGCGCATCAACGAGCTGAACCCGAAGATGATCGTCGCGTCCGTCAAGGGCTTCAGCGACGGCCACCATTACGACGACCTGAAGGTCTATGAAAACGTCGCGCAGTGCGCAGGCGGCGCCGCATCGACCACGGGCTTCTGGGACGGCCCGCCGACGGTCAGCGCAGCGGCGCTCGGCGACAGCAACACGGGCATGCATCTGGCCATCGGCATTCTCACGGCGCTGATTGGCCGCGACAAGACGGGCAAGGGGCAGAAGGTGGCCGTGTCGATGCAGGACAGCGTGATCAACCTGTGCCGCGTGAAGCTGCGCGACCAGCAGCGTCTGGACCGCGTCGGCTACCTCGAAGAGTATCCGCAGTATCCGCACGGCGAATTCACCGATGTCGTGCCGCGCGGCGGCAATGCGGGCGGCGGCGGCCAGCCGGGCTGGGTGCTCAAGTGCAAGGGCTGGGAAACGGACCCGAACGCGTACATCTACTTCACGGTTCAGGGACACGCGTGGGAGCCGATCTGCCGCGCGATCGGCAAGCCGGAATGGATCGACGACCCGGCCTACATGACGGCGCAGGCACGTCAGCCGCACATCTTCGATATTTTCAACACGATCGAAGAATGGCTCGCCGACAAGACGAAGTTCGAAGCGGTCGACATTCTGCGCAAGTTCGACATTCCGTGCTCGCCTGTTCTGTCGATGAAGGAAATCGCCAACGACGAGTCGCTGCGCAAGAGCGGCACGATCGTCGAAGTGGACCACAAGGCGCGCGGCAAGTACCTGACGGTTGGCAGCCCGATCAAGTTCTCGGACATGAAGCCCGAGATCACCGGTTCGCCGCTGCTGGGCGAGCACACGGAAGAAGTGCTGAAGGATCTGGGCTACAGCTTCGACCAGATCGCCAACTTGCGGGAAGCGAAAGTGGTGTAA
- a CDS encoding GntR family transcriptional regulator: protein MSSELDSQPAATPFTLSLQPIGTSASLRDRAYAMLRAAIADADIYASRDEIRLDDRALSESLGVSRTPVREAMTLLEQEGFVRTIPRRGIYIVRKSKREIVEMVQMWAALESMAARLATLHATDEEIARLRHMFDQFRDSTPAEHIAEYSDANIAFHQAIVELSKSQIILDTIKNIFIHVRAIRRMTISQSDRASRSIVDHLRIIEALEKRDTELAERLVRQHSLDLAAFIEANCDFLD, encoded by the coding sequence ATGTCGTCAGAACTTGACAGTCAGCCAGCGGCTACGCCGTTCACCCTGTCACTGCAACCCATCGGGACGAGCGCCAGTCTGCGTGATCGCGCCTACGCGATGCTGCGCGCGGCGATCGCCGATGCCGATATCTATGCGTCGCGTGACGAAATACGCCTCGACGACCGCGCGCTGAGCGAATCGCTGGGCGTGAGCCGCACGCCCGTGCGCGAGGCCATGACGCTGCTCGAACAGGAAGGCTTCGTGCGCACGATCCCGCGCCGGGGCATCTATATTGTGCGCAAGAGCAAGCGCGAGATCGTCGAGATGGTACAGATGTGGGCCGCGCTGGAAAGCATGGCCGCGCGTCTCGCCACGCTGCACGCCACGGATGAAGAAATTGCGCGGCTGCGGCACATGTTCGATCAGTTCCGCGATTCGACGCCGGCCGAGCATATCGCCGAGTACTCGGATGCGAACATTGCGTTCCATCAGGCTATCGTCGAACTGTCGAAGTCGCAGATCATTCTCGACACGATCAAGAACATCTTCATTCACGTGCGCGCGATTCGCCGCATGACGATTTCGCAGAGCGACCGCGCGTCGCGTTCCATCGTCGACCATCTGCGCATCATCGAGGCACTGGAGAAGCGCGACACCGAACTCGCGGAGCGTCTCGTGCGCCAGCACTCGCTCGACCTCGCTGCTTTCATCGAGGCCAATTGCGACTTTCTCGATTGA
- the oxc gene encoding oxalyl-CoA decarboxylase gives MADVLEIRPQESAEENAQQTTDGFHLVIDALKANDIDTIFGLVGIPITDLARLAQAEGMRFIGFRHEQHAGHAAAIAGYMTQKPGICLTVSAPGFLNGLTALANATTNCFPMILISGSSEREIVDLQQGDYEEMDQLNAAKPYAKAAYRVLHAEDIGVGLARAIRAAVSGRPGGVYLDLPAKLLSQTIDAVKAKQSIIRVIDAAPRQLPAPDSVKRAIDLLKGAKRPLVLLGKGASYSQADKEIRAFIEKTGIPYLPMSMAKGLLPDTHEQSASAARSFVLAESDVVVLIGARLNWLLSHGKGKTWGKPKQFVQIDISAQEMDSNVAIAAPIVGDIGSCVASLLDQVGDDFPQPPKEWLDAVNQKKNTNLEKMAATLAKNPSPMNFHSALRVLRDIVKANPDINVVNEGANTLDYARAIIDMYQPRKRFDSGTWGVMGIGMGFAIGAAVTSGKQVLAIEGDSAFGFSGMELETICRYDLPVCTIIFNNNGVYRGTDVNPTGGKDVAPTVFVKDARYDKMIEAFGGIGYNVTTPEELEKAVKEAIASGKPTLINAVIDEAAGTESGRLTNLNPQSAAMKK, from the coding sequence ATGGCAGATGTACTTGAGATCAGACCGCAAGAATCCGCTGAAGAGAACGCACAACAAACGACGGACGGTTTCCACCTCGTCATCGATGCACTCAAAGCGAACGATATCGACACGATTTTTGGTCTGGTCGGCATTCCTATCACCGACCTCGCGCGCCTCGCGCAAGCCGAAGGAATGCGCTTTATCGGTTTCCGTCACGAGCAGCACGCAGGTCATGCGGCGGCGATTGCCGGCTACATGACGCAAAAGCCCGGCATCTGCCTCACGGTGTCGGCACCTGGCTTCCTGAACGGCCTCACGGCACTCGCCAACGCAACGACGAACTGCTTCCCGATGATCCTGATCAGCGGATCGAGCGAACGTGAAATCGTCGACCTGCAGCAAGGCGATTACGAAGAGATGGACCAGCTGAACGCGGCGAAGCCGTATGCGAAGGCTGCGTATCGCGTGCTGCACGCGGAAGACATCGGCGTCGGCCTCGCACGTGCGATTCGCGCCGCCGTGTCGGGCCGTCCGGGCGGCGTGTATCTGGATCTGCCGGCGAAGCTGCTGTCGCAGACCATCGACGCCGTGAAAGCGAAGCAGTCGATCATCCGCGTGATCGACGCCGCGCCGCGCCAGCTGCCCGCGCCCGATTCCGTCAAGCGCGCGATCGATCTGCTGAAGGGCGCAAAGCGTCCGCTGGTGCTGCTCGGCAAGGGCGCTTCGTATTCACAGGCCGACAAGGAAATCCGCGCGTTCATCGAGAAGACGGGCATTCCGTATCTGCCAATGTCGATGGCCAAGGGCCTGCTGCCCGACACGCACGAGCAATCGGCTTCGGCGGCGCGTTCGTTCGTGCTGGCCGAGTCGGATGTCGTGGTGCTGATCGGCGCACGGTTGAACTGGCTGCTGTCGCACGGCAAGGGCAAGACGTGGGGCAAGCCCAAGCAGTTCGTGCAGATCGACATCTCGGCGCAGGAAATGGATAGCAACGTCGCGATCGCGGCGCCTATCGTCGGCGACATCGGCTCGTGCGTCGCGTCGCTGCTCGACCAGGTCGGCGACGACTTCCCGCAGCCGCCGAAGGAATGGCTCGACGCCGTCAATCAGAAGAAGAACACGAACCTCGAGAAGATGGCCGCGACGCTCGCGAAGAATCCGTCGCCGATGAACTTCCACAGCGCGCTGCGCGTGCTGCGCGACATCGTCAAGGCGAATCCCGACATCAACGTCGTCAACGAAGGCGCGAACACGCTGGACTACGCGCGCGCCATCATCGACATGTACCAGCCGCGCAAGCGTTTCGACTCGGGTACGTGGGGCGTGATGGGCATCGGCATGGGCTTCGCGATCGGCGCAGCCGTGACGAGCGGCAAGCAGGTTCTAGCAATCGAAGGCGATAGCGCGTTCGGTTTCAGCGGCATGGAACTCGAAACGATCTGCCGTTACGACCTGCCCGTGTGCACGATCATCTTCAACAACAACGGCGTGTATCGCGGCACCGACGTGAACCCGACGGGCGGCAAGGACGTCGCGCCGACGGTGTTCGTGAAGGACGCGCGCTACGACAAGATGATCGAGGCATTCGGCGGCATCGGCTACAACGTGACGACGCCGGAAGAACTGGAGAAAGCGGTCAAGGAAGCCATCGCATCCGGCAAGCCGACGCTCATCAACGCAGTGATCGACGAAGCGGCCGGTACGGAAAGCGGACGCTTGACCAATCTGAACCCGCAAAGCGCGGCAATGAAAAAGTGA
- a CDS encoding DUF1428 domain-containing protein: protein MNYVDGFVVAVKAENREIYRKHAETAAGVFKEYGALNVVECWGDDVPEGKLTSFPLAVKREPDEVVVFSWVVWPSRAKRDEGMSKVMADPRLQPEAMTMPFDGKRLIYGGFEVIVDV, encoded by the coding sequence ATGAACTATGTAGATGGATTCGTGGTGGCAGTGAAGGCGGAGAATCGCGAGATATACCGCAAGCACGCCGAGACGGCGGCGGGCGTGTTCAAGGAATATGGAGCGCTGAACGTCGTCGAGTGCTGGGGCGACGACGTGCCGGAAGGCAAGCTCACGTCGTTCCCGCTGGCCGTCAAGCGCGAGCCGGACGAAGTGGTCGTGTTCTCGTGGGTCGTCTGGCCTTCGCGCGCGAAGCGCGACGAAGGCATGAGCAAGGTGATGGCCGATCCGCGCCTGCAACCGGAGGCGATGACCATGCCTTTCGACGGCAAACGGCTGATCTACGGCGGCTTCGAAGTGATCGTCGACGTGTGA
- the oxlT gene encoding oxalate/formate MFS antiporter encodes MNGNTRQATGSGLFSNRWCQLVIGMLCMALVANLQYAWTLFVAPMNARHHWGEASIQLAFSIFIVTETWLVPVEGWLVDRFGPRPVVAGGAICAGLAWMLFAHATTLPELYIGSVVAGIGAGGVYGTCVGNALKWFPDKRGLAAGLTAAGFGAGAAVTVIPIANMITRSGYEHTFLFFGILQGVAIFVLALLLHKPSTRAASNVKRKFAVSKVDYTPGQMIRTPVFWVIYAAFVAVAAGGLMATAQIGPIAKDWGLAKMPMTMFGMTLPLLTMTLSIDNICNGFTRPLCGFISDKIGRENTMFAIFIGEGLALLGMMQYGQNPYAFMTFAALIFLFWGEIFSIFPAICADTFGSKFAASNAGTLYTAKGTAALLVPLASVLSATGGWNLVFIVSAVITIAAGVSAKFVLAPMRARWIESGTSASASSANASRLSASSGE; translated from the coding sequence ATGAATGGAAACACCCGACAGGCGACGGGAAGCGGTCTATTTTCGAACCGTTGGTGTCAATTGGTGATTGGCATGCTGTGCATGGCACTGGTTGCCAACCTTCAATATGCATGGACGCTCTTCGTCGCGCCGATGAACGCGCGGCACCACTGGGGCGAAGCATCGATTCAGCTTGCGTTCTCGATCTTCATCGTCACGGAGACGTGGCTCGTACCTGTCGAAGGATGGCTCGTCGACCGTTTCGGTCCACGTCCTGTCGTCGCGGGCGGCGCGATCTGCGCGGGCCTCGCGTGGATGCTGTTCGCGCATGCGACGACGCTGCCCGAGCTGTATATCGGCTCCGTCGTCGCGGGCATCGGCGCGGGTGGCGTGTACGGCACCTGCGTCGGCAATGCGCTGAAGTGGTTTCCGGACAAGCGCGGTCTCGCGGCGGGCTTGACGGCAGCAGGCTTCGGCGCAGGCGCGGCCGTCACGGTAATTCCGATCGCCAACATGATTACGCGCTCGGGTTACGAGCACACGTTCCTGTTCTTCGGCATCCTGCAAGGCGTGGCGATCTTCGTGCTGGCGCTGCTGCTGCACAAGCCGTCGACGCGCGCTGCATCGAACGTCAAGCGCAAGTTCGCGGTCAGCAAGGTCGACTACACGCCGGGGCAGATGATCAGGACGCCCGTGTTCTGGGTGATCTACGCAGCGTTTGTCGCGGTCGCGGCAGGCGGCCTGATGGCGACGGCGCAAATCGGTCCTATCGCAAAGGACTGGGGCCTCGCGAAAATGCCGATGACGATGTTCGGCATGACGCTGCCGCTGCTGACGATGACGCTGTCCATCGACAACATCTGCAACGGCTTCACGCGTCCGCTGTGCGGCTTCATCTCCGACAAGATCGGCCGCGAGAACACGATGTTCGCGATCTTCATCGGCGAAGGGCTCGCGCTGCTCGGCATGATGCAGTACGGCCAGAATCCGTATGCGTTCATGACGTTCGCGGCGCTGATCTTCCTGTTCTGGGGCGAGATCTTCTCGATCTTCCCGGCCATCTGCGCGGACACGTTCGGCAGCAAGTTTGCGGCGTCGAATGCGGGCACGCTCTATACCGCGAAGGGCACGGCGGCGCTGCTGGTGCCGCTCGCGTCGGTGTTGTCGGCGACGGGCGGCTGGAACCTGGTGTTCATCGTCTCGGCGGTGATCACGATTGCGGCGGGCGTGTCGGCGAAGTTCGTGCTCGCACCGATGCGCGCACGGTGGATCGAGTCGGGGACGTCTGCATCCGCGTCGTCGGCCAACGCGTCCCGGTTGAGCGCAAGCTCGGGCGAATGA
- a CDS encoding copper resistance CopC family protein, with the protein MNTTRLAAALALSLTLMPLAALAHVFPQKQEPGAGTTVEAPAKVTIAFDGPLEPAFSSLTVTDAAGKQVSTAKSTIDAQQPSVASVALPALAAGKYTVHWVAVASDGHRTHGDYSFNVK; encoded by the coding sequence ATGAACACGACCCGACTTGCGGCGGCGCTGGCGCTGTCACTCACGCTGATGCCGCTCGCGGCGCTGGCCCATGTGTTTCCGCAGAAGCAGGAGCCCGGCGCGGGCACGACCGTCGAGGCGCCCGCCAAGGTGACCATCGCCTTCGACGGCCCGCTCGAACCCGCCTTCAGTTCGTTGACCGTCACGGATGCAGCGGGCAAGCAGGTGAGCACCGCGAAATCGACGATCGATGCGCAGCAGCCGAGCGTCGCGTCGGTCGCGCTGCCCGCGCTGGCCGCGGGGAAATACACGGTGCATTGGGTGGCCGTGGCGTCGGACGGACATCGCACGCACGGCGATTACTCGTTCAACGTGAAGTGA
- a CDS encoding DUF2946 domain-containing protein, with amino-acid sequence MSGCAAGVHRMPRQCHNPRSISHTFSIDMASRFHRKIGCILGLLAILMAALAPTVSQAIAASRGAYDPAAALCSAQTASPADTREDDAGNTHTLASHWHACGYCSLLAHLPVLPAAPSTFALTVAAMTQRVAVRFESVALVTPFESAQPRAPPVHL; translated from the coding sequence ATGTCAGGCTGCGCGGCGGGCGTGCACCGCATGCCGCGCCAATGTCATAATCCGCGCAGCATTTCACACACGTTTTCCATCGACATGGCGAGCCGGTTCCATCGGAAGATTGGCTGCATTCTCGGATTGCTCGCGATCCTGATGGCGGCGCTCGCACCTACCGTGTCGCAGGCCATCGCGGCGAGCCGCGGCGCATATGACCCCGCCGCCGCGCTCTGCTCCGCCCAAACGGCCAGTCCCGCCGACACCCGGGAGGACGACGCCGGCAATACGCACACGCTCGCCTCGCACTGGCATGCATGCGGCTATTGCAGCCTGCTCGCGCATCTTCCCGTGCTGCCCGCGGCACCGTCGACGTTCGCGCTGACGGTCGCCGCGATGACACAGCGCGTCGCAGTTCGCTTCGAAAGCGTCGCGCTCGTCACTCCCTTCGAAAGCGCGCAGCCGCGCGCGCCGCCCGTGCATCTCTGA
- a CDS encoding GntR family transcriptional regulator, which translates to MSTDTQENVRTIPLSLNLTPISATASLRDQAYARLKHAIANTDIYHSRTEVRLDEKELTEALGVSRTPVREAMTLLEQEGFLRTVPRRGVYILRKTKKEIVEMICMWAALESVAARLATQRASNEDIAGLRAMFDDFHSATPTDHIEEYSEVNIAFHQALVELSGSQIILDTIKNIFMHVRAIRRMTIAQSDRASRSIEDHMRIIEALEARDTERVEALVRQHSLDLALYVEAHCDFLD; encoded by the coding sequence ATGTCCACCGACACGCAAGAAAATGTCCGCACGATCCCGTTGAGCCTGAACCTCACGCCGATCAGCGCGACAGCTTCGCTGCGGGATCAGGCGTACGCGCGACTCAAGCACGCGATCGCGAACACCGACATCTATCACTCGCGCACTGAAGTGCGGCTGGATGAGAAGGAACTGACCGAGGCGCTCGGCGTGAGCCGCACGCCCGTGCGCGAGGCAATGACGCTGCTCGAACAGGAAGGCTTTCTGCGCACCGTGCCGCGCCGCGGCGTGTACATCCTGCGCAAGACCAAGAAAGAGATCGTCGAGATGATCTGCATGTGGGCCGCGCTCGAAAGCGTGGCGGCGCGTCTGGCGACACAGCGCGCGTCGAACGAGGACATTGCGGGACTGCGCGCGATGTTCGACGACTTCCATTCCGCAACGCCGACCGATCACATCGAGGAGTACTCCGAGGTGAACATCGCGTTTCACCAGGCGCTCGTCGAGTTGTCCGGTTCGCAGATCATCCTCGACACCATCAAGAACATCTTCATGCACGTGCGCGCGATACGCCGCATGACGATCGCGCAGAGCGACCGCGCTTCGCGTTCGATCGAAGACCACATGCGCATCATCGAGGCGCTGGAAGCGCGCGACACCGAGCGCGTCGAAGCACTGGTGCGGCAACACTCGCTCGACCTCGCGCTGTACGTCGAAGCGCACTGCGATTTTCTGGACTGA
- a CDS encoding mechanosensitive ion channel domain-containing protein yields the protein MNNPLIFGFALVAVDVVIWRCTTPKNEVARLLVRLCIYAALSALLFGSGLSPFSQAPYADSKPLHVLGQVLEIIWWLMGARLLSLALDTLLLPQTWRRQRLFSDVFGAVVFLAAAVAALGFVLELPVRGLVATSGALAIVLGLAIQSTLSDVFAGIVINTTEPYHIGNWVIIDGVEGKVLEMNWRATHLLTSQGNIVIVPNAVAAKAKITNSSRPPALHGVTLMLEITPEARPSVVLAALERALAGVRAVIADPAPYAIVKRTSIMSVTYEATAYVDDMSKKLAVTNELFDLCYRQLQAAGVDLKPLGGGYAPSPSALPTQQIDPRVALLRRVEIFAALTADELQRLAPMLSRRSYERGDTVVTPDTVLDHLTIVDSGVLSVVAQDTSGPVEVTRLGPGDAMGEFGLLAGMPARVTISALTSATVYQLKKEDLTPLLKDKPDVAREMCQMLSRRQDTLGKLGTPAPVAQSEQSIFQWLLDGMKKLHDLTF from the coding sequence GTGAACAATCCGCTGATTTTTGGCTTTGCGCTCGTCGCAGTCGATGTCGTGATCTGGCGTTGCACCACCCCAAAAAACGAAGTCGCGCGGTTGCTGGTGCGGCTGTGCATTTACGCGGCGCTCAGCGCACTGCTGTTCGGCTCGGGCCTGAGTCCGTTCTCGCAGGCGCCTTACGCGGATTCGAAGCCGTTGCACGTGCTTGGCCAGGTGCTTGAAATCATCTGGTGGCTGATGGGCGCGCGTCTGCTCAGCCTTGCGCTCGACACGTTGCTGTTGCCGCAGACCTGGCGCCGTCAAAGGCTCTTCTCGGACGTATTCGGCGCGGTGGTTTTTCTCGCGGCTGCCGTCGCGGCGCTCGGCTTCGTGCTCGAACTGCCGGTGCGCGGGCTGGTCGCGACATCGGGCGCACTCGCCATCGTGCTTGGCCTTGCGATCCAGAGCACGCTCAGCGACGTGTTTGCCGGCATTGTGATCAACACGACCGAGCCGTATCACATTGGCAACTGGGTGATCATCGACGGCGTGGAGGGCAAGGTGCTGGAGATGAACTGGCGCGCGACGCATCTGCTGACATCGCAAGGCAATATCGTGATCGTGCCGAATGCCGTGGCGGCGAAGGCGAAGATCACGAACAGCAGCCGGCCGCCGGCGCTGCACGGCGTGACCCTCATGCTGGAGATCACGCCCGAAGCGCGTCCGAGCGTGGTGCTGGCTGCGCTCGAACGCGCGCTGGCGGGCGTGCGCGCGGTGATCGCCGACCCGGCGCCGTATGCGATCGTGAAGCGGACCAGCATCATGTCCGTCACATACGAGGCGACTGCGTATGTCGACGACATGAGCAAGAAGCTCGCCGTCACGAACGAGCTGTTTGACTTGTGCTACCGGCAGTTGCAGGCGGCGGGCGTCGATCTGAAGCCGCTTGGGGGCGGGTATGCGCCTTCGCCTTCGGCCTTGCCGACGCAGCAGATCGATCCGCGCGTTGCGCTGCTGCGGCGCGTGGAGATTTTTGCCGCGTTGACGGCGGACGAGTTGCAGCGTCTTGCGCCTATGCTGTCCCGTCGCTCTTATGAGCGTGGCGACACGGTGGTCACGCCGGACACGGTGCTCGACCATTTGACCATTGTGGATTCGGGGGTGCTGTCTGTGGTGGCGCAGGATACGTCTGGGCCTGTCGAAGTGACTCGTCTGGGTCCTGGCGACGCGATGGGTGAATTCGGTCTGCTGGCAGGTATGCCCGCGCGCGTGACGATCTCGGCGCTTACGTCGGCGACTGTTTATCAGTTGAAGAAGGAAGATTTGACGCCGCTGCTGAAGGATAAGCCAGATGTCGCGAGGGAGATGTGTCAGATGTTGTCGCGGAGGCAGGATACGCTGGGCAAGCTCGGGACGCCGGCGCCTGTTGCGCAATCCGAGCAGTCGATTTTTCAATGGCTGCTGGATGGGATGAAGAAGTTGCATGATCTGACGTTTTGA